The genomic region GTCCGGCTGGTTGATAATGCAAGCGTAGCGGCCGCCAAGGAGAATGAATTTGCCCAGCTGTCCAATTCGGGCAGGCACCGCAATGGTACCCCGGCCAGCAATGGGGTAGCGGGCAGTGTGACGGGATATTTTTACCGGAAGTGGACTCCAAAAGGAAACAACCCCTGGGACAATCGCTGGGGAAATTTCCAGTCCTACCACCCCATCATGCGTCTTGCCGATGTCTATCTGATGTACGCAGAAGCGGCCCTACACGGGTATGGCTCACCCACAGCCAAATCGCCGGTGATCGGGCTTACAGCGGTCGATGCGGTCAATACGATTCGGAACCGGGCGCAACTGCCGAACCTGGCCAATAAATTCACTGCCTCAAAAGAGGCCTTTATGAATGAGATAATTCGGGAGCGCGCCGTCGAACTGGCTTTTGAGGGGCACCGCTTTTTCGACCTGCGCCGTTGGAATATTGCCGGGAATCAGGAGTACCTGCAGAAGACAGCGATTGATTTTGACCGCGGCCCTGATGGAAAACCGATCAACCTGCGCGAAAGAGTAGTGGTGACCCGGGTATTTGAGAAAAAGCACAACTGGCTACCCTTCCAGCTCGGTGACACGAGGCTCTATGAAGGCTTTACCCAGAATCCTGGCTGGTAAGCTCCAGACTATCTATCCTAGATTATTGATTAAAAATGGAATTTCATGAAAAAACTATATAAGTACCTTTTCACCTTTGCGTGCTGTGGGCTGCTGTTTTATCCGGGTTGGGCCCGCGCTCAGCAAGGCAGCACCCTTAAACTGGTAGTAGCTGATGAAGATGGCAAGCCCATCAAGGGCGCATGGGTATACGCCAATGAAGGTATTGCGGTCACGAATACTGACGCCGAGGGTAGGTTCTCACTCTCTGTTACAGGAGCAAGCAACCTGCTGATCGAAGCGGAAGGTTACGAGCCTGCTGTTTTTGAGCCTGAGCAATATATGGAAAAAGAAGCGTTGACACTAAAAAAGTCCAGCTTTCTGTTAGGCCAGAAAGATGACGTTCGGATTGCCTTTGGTAAGGTAAAAAAGGCAAACCAGGTCAACGCGGTGAGCGTGCTGGACCCTACCCAGCTCAGGAAATTTGACAATACCCAAAGCATAGCTTCCGCGATGACGGGTATGCTTCCCGGCCTGCTGGGAAGCTCTAATATTCGGGGCATTGGTAATGCCCTTTTTGTGGTGGATGGACTCCCGCGCGACATCAGTACTATCAATCTGGCCGAAGTGGAGCAGATTACCGTATTGAAAGACATCAACTCGGCCATTATGTATGGGAATGACGCAGTCAACGGGGTCGTGCTGGTCACCACCAAACGGGGGCAGCCCTATAAAAGGCAGATCAACGCTTCGGCTTTTTACGGGGTATCCAAGCCCGCCGCCTTACCTAAGTACCTGCCATCGGCCGAATATATGGAACTTTATAACGAAGCCAGAATGAATGATGGATTGAGCCTCCAGTATAGCCCCGAGTTGATCCAGAATTACCGCGCCGGTAATCCCTACCGATATCCGAGTGTCGATTACTACTCTGGTGAATATTTGAACGACTTTAAGCCATTTTCGAGAGCAATGTTAGACTTTTCGGGAGGAAACAGGGTCGCTACCTACTATTCCAACATTGGCTGGACTCAGACGGGAAGTCTTTATGATTTCGGGCAGGGAAAATCCGCGAAATCAAATATTTTCAATGTTAGGGGAAATATTGACCTAAGGATCAATCCCTGGGTTAAAAGCGCTCTGGATGCCGTGGTTGTTCTGAATAATAATCGGGGCCCGCAGGGGAATTACTGGTCGAATGCTGCCACCTTGCGCCCCAATCTATTTGCGCCCTTACTACCCATTTCAACCATTGATCCCGAAAACGCTGTGCTAAGGCAGCGTAAAAGCGATATAGACGGAATGTATCTGCTTGGTGGTACCACAAGTTACCCAACCAACCCTATTGCCGCCGCTTATTCGGGGGGCGAAATTGAGCAGCTACAGCGTACCTTTTCGTTCAACAACCGCATTGATTTTGATTTGGGTCGGTCCATAAAAGGTTTGGGTTTCCATACTAATTTAAGCTTTGAGTACCTTACCAATTACGATCAATTTATCAGCAATCAGTATGCGGTATACGAGCCGGTATGGGATGAACAGGACCGTATTGTTAACCTAAGGCAATTTGGAGAAGATGTGCGTTCCGGAACACAAAATGTCGACAATGCTTCGTATCGAAGAAGAATAGGGTTTTACGGGTTGTTCGATTACGACCGCACCTTCAATGAGACGCACCATGTAACAGGTTCATTATTGGGATTCCTAACCAACGACAAAGTGCAGGAAAACTTGCAGGGTAGTAAGAATGCCAATCTGGGCCTGCGCCTGACCTACGGCTATAAGAATAAGTACCTGGTGGATTTCAGCAGCGCTTATGTCAATTCGCCCAAGTTGCCCGAAGGAAACCGGACGGCATTTTCACCCTCGTTAGGCTTAGCCTGGGTGATTAGTGCCGAAGATTTTCTTTCTTCAGCCACCTATCTGGATTACCTGAAGTTGCGAATATCAGGCGGAGCCATGAACTCAGACGCGGGTATCGATGGCTTTTATTACTATGATGACCGCTTTGGCAATTCAGGCAGTTATTCCTGGTACGAAGGTACCCGGTCCAGAGCCGGTACTGTACCCATCAACGGGGGGAACAGCCAACTTGCGTTTGAACAACGCAAAGAAGTCAATGTGGGCTTTGAAAGTATGCTGTTTGCCAAGCGCCTATCAATTGATGCCAATATTTTTTCCAGTACGTACTCGGGTATTATCACGAGGCCGCAAACCATTTATCCCAGCTATTTTACCGGTTATATCCCGTACCAGAACTTTGATGAAAATACCTACCGGGGAGCGGAAATCGGGATCACCTACCAGCAAAATGTTGGCGATTGGACAATGGCACTGGGAATAAATGCCTTGTATGCCGATTCGAAAGTAAAGAAAAAGGATGAGCTCTATGCGGATGGGTATCGTTACCGAACCGGGCAGCCGGTGGATGCCCGGTTCGGGTTGGTCGCGGATGGTTTCTTTCCGGATCAGGTCACAATTGACAACCACGCTGTCCAGGCCTTTGGCACTGTCAGGCCGGGCGACATCAAGTACATTGATCAAAATGGAGACGGTATCATTGATGCAAATGACGAAAAGCGTATCGGCAGAGCCCAGGCACCCTTTTCGTATGGGTTGAATCTTAGGCTTGCTTACAAAAGATTGACCTTATTTGCTCGGGGCAATGGAAGAACAGGTGCCGATGGCATGCTATCGAACGACTACTTTTGGGTAGATAGTGATGACAAGTATTCCACCTATGCCATGAATCGCTGGACCGAAGCCACCAAAGCAACGGCTACCTTTCCCCGGTTGAGCTCCATTGCCAGTAACAATAATTACCGCAACTCGTCTTTCTGGCTATATCGTGACAACTATTTTACGCTAGACCGCCTCCAACTGACCTATGATTTTCCGATTCAGCTAGCAAACCGACTAAACGTAAAGTCATTCTCCTGCTTCGCTGATGTCTCTAACCTCCTTACTGTTTCAAAATACCGGGATATTCGGGAATTGAATATTGGTAGCGAACCACAGTAT from Salmonirosea aquatica harbors:
- a CDS encoding SusC/RagA family TonB-linked outer membrane protein is translated as MKKLYKYLFTFACCGLLFYPGWARAQQGSTLKLVVADEDGKPIKGAWVYANEGIAVTNTDAEGRFSLSVTGASNLLIEAEGYEPAVFEPEQYMEKEALTLKKSSFLLGQKDDVRIAFGKVKKANQVNAVSVLDPTQLRKFDNTQSIASAMTGMLPGLLGSSNIRGIGNALFVVDGLPRDISTINLAEVEQITVLKDINSAIMYGNDAVNGVVLVTTKRGQPYKRQINASAFYGVSKPAALPKYLPSAEYMELYNEARMNDGLSLQYSPELIQNYRAGNPYRYPSVDYYSGEYLNDFKPFSRAMLDFSGGNRVATYYSNIGWTQTGSLYDFGQGKSAKSNIFNVRGNIDLRINPWVKSALDAVVVLNNNRGPQGNYWSNAATLRPNLFAPLLPISTIDPENAVLRQRKSDIDGMYLLGGTTSYPTNPIAAAYSGGEIEQLQRTFSFNNRIDFDLGRSIKGLGFHTNLSFEYLTNYDQFISNQYAVYEPVWDEQDRIVNLRQFGEDVRSGTQNVDNASYRRRIGFYGLFDYDRTFNETHHVTGSLLGFLTNDKVQENLQGSKNANLGLRLTYGYKNKYLVDFSSAYVNSPKLPEGNRTAFSPSLGLAWVISAEDFLSSATYLDYLKLRISGGAMNSDAGIDGFYYYDDRFGNSGSYSWYEGTRSRAGTVPINGGNSQLAFEQRKEVNVGFESMLFAKRLSIDANIFSSTYSGIITRPQTIYPSYFTGYIPYQNFDENTYRGAEIGITYQQNVGDWTMALGINALYADSKVKKKDELYADGYRYRTGQPVDARFGLVADGFFPDQVTIDNHAVQAFGTVRPGDIKYIDQNGDGIIDANDEKRIGRAQAPFSYGLNLRLAYKRLTLFARGNGRTGADGMLSNDYFWVDSDDKYSTYAMNRWTEATKATATFPRLSSIASNNNYRNSSFWLYRDNYFTLDRLQLTYDFPIQLANRLNVKSFSCFADVSNLLTVSKYRDIRELNIGSEPQYRSFSLGVNASF